The sequence ACAGGGTCCACAATTTCTTTGGCCAAGAAAATTTGTATCAGGGCCAGCATCAGTCACAGGCTGCTGATGGAAGCTGGGCTGGTCTTAATAATAATCTATGGGTTAGAAACCAGAGAGAGATTAATTCTCCTTTTATTGCAAATTTGAAGAATTATAATGCACACCAACCAGGTATTACTTTATAGTTTCTCAAtgaattaattatttctttcttGCTTACTTTGTGTTTGTGTGCATGATGGATGGATCGTCATTGTTCCATTTTTTAATAGCATCTACtgtattttgtttatatatttccTAGCAGATTCTGGAGGAGTGGGCCAGCCGTCTCATTCGCTTCATGGTTTGAACTTCTCTCAATCATATATAAATTCCGAGATAGGAAGAAGCGAGTCTCAAAATCAACAACAAGCTCTGAATGGTTATGCAGCCGGCCAACAACTTTTCCATCCAAGGCAAATTGAAGCAAACTTTTTAGGTGCAGATGCAGTATCTGATAGGCATTTAACATCCAGAGGCCTATCTATTCATGAAGCACAACAAGTGAATAATCCTGAACTGAGCAAGAAAAATGTAGCTAGGTTGGAAACTACTGATTCTCCtgtaaattttgatttttttgggGGTCAACAGCAATTGAGTGGCAGAAATCCCAGTGTTTCACAGATTTTGCCTAAGCAGCAGCTTGGGAATCCTGACATGCAGCTTCTGCAACAACAAGCGATGTTTTCACATATACAAGAACTTCAGAGGCAACACCAATATCAACAGCAGGAAGCAAGACAACATGGTTCGATGAATCAGATTAGCTCAAAGCCGGGAGCAGGAAACCATTCAGCTGCGCTGATTGATGGTATTCCTGTTAATGAATTATCTACCTCTCCTTGGCAACCTGAGCATATGGGGAGTAATACAAACTCGTTGCAGCATAGTTTGTCTACACCAATGCAGGGTCCCTCCAGTGGATTTGTTTTTCCTTCAGAGCAGCAACAAGCACTGCGCATGATGGGTTTAATTCCGGAACAAGTTGATCAATCTTTGTATGGTGTTCCTATTTCTTCTGCAAGTAGTTTTCTAGGTTCAAATTCTCTCATTCCAACAGATAAACCTGCTATGCAGCAGCTATCTGTTAGTAACAACCCTGTTTCAGGGAGCCATTATACTGCATACCCAGATCAGGTTAGCATGCAAGATGGAATGGTTGTGAGACAGGATTTCCAGGGGAAAAGTATGTTTGGGATGTCTGCTAGTCAAGGTCTAAATGGTGGATTAAATTCTGAAAATTCTCAGCATGTGAATCTCCAACATAGGCATGCATCTATGCAGGAGTTTAGTGGCAGACAAGAGTTTGATGGTCGATCTGAACTGTCACAGGAGAAGACAATGGCACAGATTGCTCCGTCGCAGAATGTGGCTACGTTAGATCCCACTGAGGAGAAGATTTTGTATGGTTCGGATGACAACTTGTGGGATGCTTTTGGTCGGAGCGATAATATTACTGCAGGTGGTTACAGCATGGCAGATGGTAGTGATTTTAATTCTGGATATTCCTTTTTACAGAGTGGAAGTTGGAGTGCTCTGATGCAGTCAGCTGTAGCAGAAACTTCAAGTGGGGATATGGGCGTTCAAGAAGGTTGGGGTGGTGTAAACTTCAATAATAGTGGGCCTCCCAATGGAAATCAGCAGCATTCAGAAGCTAATGACAGTGGAAAACTTCAACCGGTTTGGGTTGATAACAACTTGCAGACTTTAAATGCTAGACATGCTTCTGTCTCTGCCGAGGCTAATAGTAAGCCCAACAATTATATAAACTCAGCCAATGTCCCTTCATTTCAACAACCTGGACAGAAATCATTCTTTCAACAAACTGAAAGCTTTCAGAACAGTAGTGCCCAAAATTCAACCCCTTCGTCATTGGAAGGTGAAAGAAAGTGGGTAGATCGAAATCTGCAACCGAAGTCACATGCTGAAGGTCGGAATTTATCTGAAAATGAAGGTAATACCTCAGGTGTGGAAATCAACGCAAATAATTTGTCAGGTTCTTGGCTCCGTCAACAGAGTGTGGCCACTTATAATAGCCAACCAAGTAAGCCTAATGGTTGGAGCTATATTGAACCGATGTTCTCCCATGAAGGTAACAATATGAAAAATCATGAGAACCATAACATGTCACAATCTTCTCAGGGTGATCATAAGCGATCTATACGTGAAGAGATGGGCTCTTCTGCTATCTTCAAGCAAAACCACGATTCAATTTCCAACCCAAATGATGAATTGCAGCATGCAAATCATGCTGTTGAGAACACACAGGTGTACAATGAAGGTTCTAATTTAATGAATAATGCTGCCATAGCCAATGCTAGCAGTTTAAGAGATGACCTAGGAAACAGGCAACAAAATCCAGTTAATCGTAACCTTTCCTTTTGGAAAGATGCTAATTCTTCAATGGACCTAAAAGAAAGTGGTTTTATGGCAAAATACCAGCATCATATTGATAAGGGGTCTCAAATATTGGAATCTGGGAACAGTTGTCTAGAAAAGGGTGCTACTGAAATGAATGAGGTTGAAAATTCAAATGCTAGTGATACACACACTTCTTCTGGAAGCAAACAAAAAGGAGGTAATACCATTCGGAAGCCATCTGTAACGTCTCGAAGATTCCAGTACCATCCAATGGGGAATTTAGAAATGGATGTGGAACCTTCTTTTGGAACAAGTCATGTTACACAAGCACAGGCTCATGTGCAGCAGAACTCTCATGGATTTAAAGGCGGTGAGCCGAGTAATCTTAGGCAATCCAAATCTGGAACAGAGGGGAATGCTATTGAAGTTGAAAAGGTAATGAGACTTTATTTTTCAGTAATGtcaattcttttaatctttttctttttatatttctaaCTTTGAGTATACATTCAAAATTTCTGTGATTAATGGAGGCTTAAGCTTGTTTTCAGAGTGAAATGAGAGCCTTTGGAGATTTACCTTCTAAAAGAATGCTTCCACCTTTTGGATctcgtttttcttcttctttggaCAAACTTGCTGGTCACGATCCACGAAATGTGGCATTCCCACCAAGGTAGTCTGACACTTGAACAATGTTTTATATCATTCAtgcaatttattgatcattgaTGTTAGTAccatttatgaaagttttgaTTATCTCTTTTGGGCAAGAAATTGAGATTTCAGACGAAAATACAAGAACCCACAAGGGCACAAACAAACCTAGTAAAACATGAGTCCCAGAACTAACTGGACTTTTTATTAGAAAAGTAGGCATAGAACCCACAAGGGCACAAACAAACCTAGTAAAACATGAGTCCCAGAACTAACTGGACTTTTTATTAGAAAAGTAGGCATAGATGTTACTACCATTGATGCAATTCATGCTTGATGCTTCTGCCGCTTTTGATCTTTTATCATATATTTATTTCAGTCTTTGCAATTGATTTTTCAATCAatcgtataacaaaattttgaagcCATTTAGGAACCTGCATTTGATCCAGTACATATGACTTCAAATATTGTTCTGTTCACATGGTACATTTGATCAGCTTAGGATTTGATTTCTGTTAAAAAGGTTTATAATAATCAACAGGGATTAGGGTTTAGGCTAATGGTATGGTTTGCTTTGGGTGATCTTCTTGGCTTGTTATGGGGTGGATCACAAGTATAGTCTTGACACAGTATATAGACAGTGGATCACAAGTATAGTCTTGACACAGTATATAGACAGTATATACTTGTGATTGGTTTATGAGAATTTGGTTTCTTATTTAAACAAACCACAGATGGAGACGTAGTTTTACCCACTGTTAATTTATAACTGGATTCTGACAATCAAGGTTAGCCATAAATTaccaaattttcttttcaaaggTGGTTCCTCTTAATTTTGTGTATAAGTTTAGCAATTGGTAAATTCCTTTCCCACCTTCCATGTGTTTTCTGAATTGTCGCATTAATGCGTGCATTTATGTGTTTCTGGATTATGTATTTCAGATCAAATGATGATTTTAAGTAACATCCTTCTTATTCTTTATTAATTTGCTAGCCAAAATATGCTCGAGCTTCTTCACAAAGTGGATCAACCAAGAGAACATAACAATGCAACACGTAGTCCCTCTTACCGAAATCATTCTTCAGAAATGGGTGAAGCAGAAACTTCTGAGGGATCAGTTGGTCAAACACCACGAAATCAGTCGTCTGATTCTCAAGTTTTTGGTTTGCAACTGGGTCCCCCACAACGATTGTCCATGCAAGATGCTGCTTTATCTTCTCATTCCTCCTTGCCCATGGTTATGAATTCAACACATTCTACTTCTGAATCAGGAGAACGTGGCCATCTGTTGTTGCCTCCTGTAGCCTCTAAACAGAGGgatttgagaaataatataacTGGGCCTTCCGGACATAATGTCAATAAAATCCCTCATATGAATGCTCCAGGAAACTTGGCTGCAGCTTCTCAATCTGCCTTTCCTTATCCTAGAAGTCATCTTCAAAATCAGCACCTTGTTGCCAATCACTCTGCTAATGTGTTTTCTGATAGAGTTGGTATGCattcaaaatattttgataACTCTTCTGAGCGAGTTGAAAATAGTCATATGGCGTCGACAGATATTTCCAGAAGCGGCCTCCAAATGAACCTAGTTTCTTCTGCTGACACATCTCAGCAAAGTAGTGGCGATATATCTAATGCCCAAAATCTCCCCCAGCTTGCGCAGGAATTGGGTTCTGTGTCTACATCTCAACATGCCGCTTTCTCAAAAGTCTCATCTAATGAGTGGGCAAATGTCACAAACCAGAAACATTCACTACATGCAGATTCATCAAAAGCTGCCTCAGATTTGTTCAAATCTCGTATGCACATGGACAACGCGGATAAGAGCTTTTCAGGACAAAAGGAGATGGACAGTCGAGAGAAATTGGAACTAGAGGCTATGGCCCATGGTGAAAATTCCGTCAATCTGCAAAACATTATTGGGAGAGAAAAGCAAATGCAAGAAAGCCCTGGCAAGCAAATTTCAGGTGGGAAGAGTGAAATTTCCCCGCAGGCCACAACTGCATCAGGTGGTCTGGAATCTGCTGGACATCACTCATTAGGTGCATCTCCATCAAATTCCATGGGTACTCGAGGAAATATTGAGACTGTTGGTCATTCTATGCATCCAAATATTAATTCGCAGCAGCATCACACATTACTGCATCAAATGCAGGCTGTGAAAAATGCAGATAATGACCCGACTAACAGGAGTGGTAAGAGATTTAAGGGTTCGGATTGTGGTTTAGATTCTCAGCAAGTTGCAATGGATGGGGGCCAACTTTTACCGCGTGGACACAGTAATGCTGTCAGAGAGTCCTTGCTTAACCATGCTTCCATTTCTCATGTAGATGCAGCAGCGGTTAATTTTTCATCAAAGAAGGGGGATGCCTACATATCATCTAGTAGTGACATTGCATCTTCTGTGAGAAGCGAGCATTCTCAAATCAGTCCTCAGATGGCACCATCTTGGTTTGATCAATACGGAACCTTCAAAAATGGACAAACTTTAACAGTATTTCCTGGATCTAAAAATGCAACCATAAAGCCACCTTTGGATCAACCTTTGATTGTTGAAAGGGGCCCTGATTTCAATGCTCAAAATTCTGTGAAGCCAGCAAATTCTTCCGCTGATGGTAGTGAGCACAATAATGCACGGGAAATTTCAACTCTCATGTCGATAGAACACAGAAATTTCTCAGCAGGTCAACCTTTGCCCCTTGATTTCATTAATCAAAGTTTGGCTGCTGCAAGACCAAAAAAGCGCAAAAGCTCTGCACCTGAACTGTTATCATGGAATGCAGAAATGACACAGAGCTTTAGACGGCTGCATGATATAAGGTTCTATTTCCCTCAGAATATTTAAACCAAAGTAGTTTAATTTAAAGGAAACGAACTGCTAGAAAGGTTGGACTTGAAATGCAACTGCAAACTGACTGCTCAATATACAAAAACGGATTCTTGCACCGTCACTCAAAATTT comes from Cucumis melo cultivar AY chromosome 12, USDA_Cmelo_AY_1.0, whole genome shotgun sequence and encodes:
- the LOC103490979 gene encoding uncharacterized protein LOC103490979, which gives rise to MPGNEVGDRVHNFFGQENLYQGQHQSQAADGSWAGLNNNLWVRNQREINSPFIANLKNYNAHQPDSGGVGQPSHSLHGLNFSQSYINSEIGRSESQNQQQALNGYAAGQQLFHPRQIEANFLGADAVSDRHLTSRGLSIHEAQQVNNPELSKKNVARLETTDSPVNFDFFGGQQQLSGRNPSVSQILPKQQLGNPDMQLLQQQAMFSHIQELQRQHQYQQQEARQHGSMNQISSKPGAGNHSAALIDGIPVNELSTSPWQPEHMGSNTNSLQHSLSTPMQGPSSGFVFPSEQQQALRMMGLIPEQVDQSLYGVPISSASSFLGSNSLIPTDKPAMQQLSVSNNPVSGSHYTAYPDQVSMQDGMVVRQDFQGKSMFGMSASQGLNGGLNSENSQHVNLQHRHASMQEFSGRQEFDGRSELSQEKTMAQIAPSQNVATLDPTEEKILYGSDDNLWDAFGRSDNITAGGYSMADGSDFNSGYSFLQSGSWSALMQSAVAETSSGDMGVQEGWGGVNFNNSGPPNGNQQHSEANDSGKLQPVWVDNNLQTLNARHASVSAEANSKPNNYINSANVPSFQQPGQKSFFQQTESFQNSSAQNSTPSSLEGERKWVDRNLQPKSHAEGRNLSENEGNTSGVEINANNLSGSWLRQQSVATYNSQPSKPNGWSYIEPMFSHEGNNMKNHENHNMSQSSQGDHKRSIREEMGSSAIFKQNHDSISNPNDELQHANHAVENTQVYNEGSNLMNNAAIANASSLRDDLGNRQQNPVNRNLSFWKDANSSMDLKESGFMAKYQHHIDKGSQILESGNSCLEKGATEMNEVENSNASDTHTSSGSKQKGGNTIRKPSVTSRRFQYHPMGNLEMDVEPSFGTSHVTQAQAHVQQNSHGFKGGEPSNLRQSKSGTEGNAIEVEKSEMRAFGDLPSKRMLPPFGSRFSSSLDKLAGHDPRNVAFPPSQNMLELLHKVDQPREHNNATRSPSYRNHSSEMGEAETSEGSVGQTPRNQSSDSQVFGLQLGPPQRLSMQDAALSSHSSLPMVMNSTHSTSESGERGHLLLPPVASKQRDLRNNITGPSGHNVNKIPHMNAPGNLAAASQSAFPYPRSHLQNQHLVANHSANVFSDRVGMHSKYFDNSSERVENSHMASTDISRSGLQMNLVSSADTSQQSSGDISNAQNLPQLAQELGSVSTSQHAAFSKVSSNEWANVTNQKHSLHADSSKAASDLFKSRMHMDNADKSFSGQKEMDSREKLELEAMAHGENSVNLQNIIGREKQMQESPGKQISGGKSEISPQATTASGGLESAGHHSLGASPSNSMGTRGNIETVGHSMHPNINSQQHHTLLHQMQAVKNADNDPTNRSGKRFKGSDCGLDSQQVAMDGGQLLPRGHSNAVRESLLNHASISHVDAAAVNFSSKKGDAYISSSSDIASSVRSEHSQISPQMAPSWFDQYGTFKNGQTLTVFPGSKNATIKPPLDQPLIVERGPDFNAQNSVKPANSSADGSEHNNAREISTLMSIEHRNFSAGQPLPLDFINQSLAAARPKKRKSSAPELLSWNAEMTQSFRRLHDISMADVDWAQATNRLIEKREDEVEMIDDGIMMKLKRRLNLTTQLVQQLLRPPPSATLSSDASLHYESVAYLVARLALGDACNIVSFTGTDNAVHPESRDPLPDRPKVPGKSDVHKIIEVVEEFTKRGQKMEDDLLRVEKRASILDLRVECQDLEKFSVINRFAKFHSRGQVDGGEASSSSDLTASSQKSCPQRYVTALPLPRNLPDRVQCLSL